The proteins below are encoded in one region of Streptomyces roseirectus:
- a CDS encoding DUF6380 family protein, which produces MALLTTPHSSGVAQATLRPGAASLTATAPGAQFIHHRGHTQEDAR; this is translated from the coding sequence ATGGCCCTCTTGACAACCCCTCACTCCTCCGGCGTCGCACAGGCAACCCTCCGGCCCGGCGCGGCGTCCCTGACTGCGACGGCCCCCGGTGCACAGTTCATCCACCACCGCGGGCACACACAGGAGGACGCGCGATGA
- the hpnD gene encoding presqualene diphosphate synthase HpnD, giving the protein MIRTVEPSPHVSAPVLAAYSYCEAVTGTQARNFAYGIRLLPTPKRRAMSALYAFSRRVDDIGDGDLEPATKSTRLAETRALLARVREGEVAEDDTDPVAVALTHASRAFPVPLTGLDELIDGVEMDLRGETYETWDDLRTYCRCVAGAIGRLSVGVFGTRPGARGVERAAEYADTLGLALQLTNILRDVREDAENGRTYLPADDLAKFGCSAGFASPTPPPGSDFAGLVHFEVRRARALFAEGYRLLPMLDRRSGACVAAMAGIYRRLLDRIERDPEAVLRGRVSLPGREKAYVAARGLSGLDARTVSRVSRQTVRRHP; this is encoded by the coding sequence GTGATCCGGACCGTGGAACCGTCACCGCACGTGTCCGCGCCGGTACTCGCCGCCTACAGCTACTGCGAGGCCGTCACCGGCACACAGGCCCGCAACTTCGCTTACGGCATCCGGCTGCTGCCCACACCCAAGAGACGCGCGATGTCCGCGCTGTACGCGTTCTCCCGGCGCGTCGACGACATCGGCGACGGCGACCTCGAACCCGCGACGAAGAGCACCCGCCTCGCCGAGACGCGCGCCCTGCTCGCCCGGGTCCGCGAGGGCGAGGTCGCCGAGGACGACACCGACCCCGTGGCCGTCGCCCTCACCCACGCCTCGCGCGCCTTCCCGGTCCCGCTGACCGGCCTCGACGAGCTGATCGACGGCGTCGAGATGGACCTGCGCGGCGAGACCTACGAGACCTGGGACGACCTCAGGACCTACTGCCGCTGCGTCGCCGGCGCCATCGGCCGGCTCTCCGTCGGCGTCTTCGGCACCCGCCCCGGCGCGCGCGGCGTGGAGCGGGCCGCCGAGTACGCCGACACCCTCGGCCTCGCCCTCCAGCTCACGAACATCCTGCGCGACGTCCGCGAGGACGCCGAGAACGGCCGCACCTACCTGCCCGCCGACGACCTCGCCAAGTTCGGCTGCTCCGCCGGCTTCGCCTCCCCGACGCCCCCGCCCGGCTCCGACTTCGCGGGCCTCGTCCACTTCGAGGTGCGGCGCGCCCGCGCGCTGTTCGCCGAGGGGTACCGGCTGCTGCCGATGCTGGACCGCCGCAGCGGGGCCTGCGTCGCCGCGATGGCCGGGATCTACCGGCGCCTGCTCGACCGCATCGAACGCGACCCCGAGGCCGTCCTGCGCGGCCGGGTCTCCCTGCCCGGCCGCGAGAAGGCGTACGTCGCCGCGCGCGGCCTGTCCGGACTCGACGCCCGCACCGTCTCCCGCGTCTCCCGCCAGACCGTCAGGAGGCACCCCTGA
- the hpnC gene encoding squalene synthase HpnC, translating to MATETPRTDRGTLDKAADENFPVAPFFLPRAWRDDLMAIYGFARLVDDIGDGDLAPGGADARHLGVPDTDADDRLLMLDAFEADLRRVFDGTPRHPLLLNLRPTVRRRALTPEPFLGLIAANRQDQLVSRYETYDDLLAYCELSANPVGRLVLAVTGTATPERIRRSDAICTALQIVEHLQDVAEDLARDRVYLPAEDMKRFHVTEADLAEAHAGASVRALVAFEAQRACQLLNEGAPLVGSVTGRLRLLLAGFVAGGRAAAHALSAARYDVLPGPPKPGRLRLLREVGVTLRGEG from the coding sequence ATGGCTACGGAAACTCCCAGGACCGACCGTGGCACCCTCGACAAAGCGGCCGACGAGAACTTCCCCGTCGCCCCCTTCTTCCTCCCCCGCGCCTGGCGCGACGACCTCATGGCGATCTACGGCTTCGCCCGTCTCGTCGACGACATCGGCGACGGCGACCTCGCCCCCGGCGGCGCCGACGCCCGCCACCTGGGCGTCCCCGACACCGACGCGGACGACCGGCTCCTGATGCTCGACGCCTTCGAGGCCGACCTGCGCCGCGTCTTCGACGGCACCCCGCGCCACCCCCTGCTGCTGAACCTCCGGCCCACGGTCCGCCGCCGCGCCCTGACCCCCGAGCCGTTCCTCGGCCTGATCGCCGCCAACCGCCAGGACCAGCTCGTCAGCCGCTACGAGACCTACGACGACCTCCTCGCCTACTGCGAGCTGTCCGCGAACCCCGTCGGCCGGCTCGTCCTCGCCGTCACCGGCACCGCGACCCCCGAGCGGATCCGCCGCTCCGACGCGATCTGCACCGCCCTGCAGATCGTCGAACACCTCCAGGACGTGGCCGAGGACCTGGCCCGCGACCGCGTCTACCTGCCCGCCGAGGACATGAAGCGCTTCCACGTCACCGAGGCGGACCTCGCCGAGGCGCACGCGGGCGCGTCCGTGCGCGCGCTGGTCGCGTTCGAAGCGCAACGCGCCTGTCAACTCCTGAATGAAGGCGCCCCCCTTGTGGGTAGCGTCACCGGCAGGCTCAGGCTGTTGCTCGCCGGGTTCGTGGCGGGAGGACGGGCGGCGGCCCACGCGCTCTCCGCCGCCCGGTACGACGTACTTCCCGGCCCGCCCAAGCCCGGCAGGCTCAGACTGCTGCGCGAGGTGGGCGTGACCCTGCGAGGAGAGGGGTGA
- a CDS encoding ABC transporter ATP-binding protein encodes MAEQGARVPTVIAQDVHIVYRVNGAKGGKGSATAALSRIVKRRKGGEERAVRKVHAVRGVSFTAYRGEAIGLIGTNGSGKSTLLRAIAGLLPPESGKVYTDGQPSLLGVNAALMNDLTGERNVVLGGLAMGMSREQIKERYQEIVDFSGINEKGDFISLPMRTYSSGMAARLRFSIAAAKDHDVLMIDEALATGDRKFQVRSEERIRELRKQAGTVFLVSHSNKSIRDTCDRVLWLERGELRMDGPTDAVIKEYEKFTGK; translated from the coding sequence GTGGCTGAGCAGGGTGCGAGGGTGCCGACCGTCATCGCGCAGGACGTCCACATCGTCTACCGCGTCAACGGGGCCAAGGGCGGCAAGGGCAGCGCGACGGCCGCGCTGAGCCGGATCGTCAAGCGCCGCAAGGGCGGTGAGGAGCGCGCGGTGCGCAAGGTGCACGCCGTGCGCGGGGTGTCGTTCACCGCCTACCGGGGCGAGGCGATCGGGCTGATCGGCACCAACGGCTCGGGCAAGTCGACGCTGCTGCGGGCGATCGCCGGGCTGCTGCCGCCGGAGAGCGGCAAGGTCTACACCGACGGCCAGCCCTCGCTGCTGGGCGTCAACGCGGCCCTGATGAACGACCTCACCGGGGAGCGCAACGTCGTCCTCGGCGGGCTCGCGATGGGGATGTCCCGGGAGCAGATCAAGGAGCGCTACCAGGAGATCGTCGACTTCTCGGGGATCAACGAGAAGGGCGACTTCATCTCCCTGCCGATGCGCACCTATTCCTCCGGTATGGCGGCGCGCCTGCGCTTCTCCATCGCCGCCGCGAAGGACCACGACGTCCTGATGATCGACGAGGCGCTGGCGACCGGCGACCGCAAGTTCCAGGTCCGCTCCGAGGAACGCATCCGCGAACTGCGCAAGCAGGCGGGCACGGTGTTCCTCGTCAGCCACAGCAACAAGTCGATCCGCGACACCTGCGACCGGGTCCTGTGGCTGGAGCGCGGTGAGCTGCGGATGGACGGTCCGACCGACGCGGTCATCAAGGAGTACGAGAAGTTCACGGGCAAATAG
- a CDS encoding ABC transporter permease codes for MSERTHEGGVMTSEPPSPDDGLTPEQLAAKYGLAVSGARPSLRAYVRQLWGRRHFILAFSSAKLAAQYSQAKLGQLWQVATPLLNAVVYFLIFGLILNAGKGMPKDVYIPFLVTGIFVFTFTQSSVMSGVRAISGNLGLVRALHFPRASLPVSFALQQLQQLLWSMLVLFLVVMAFGSYPDLSWALIVPVLALQFLFNTGLALIFARAGAKTPDLAQLMPFVLRTWMYASGVMFSIPVYLAEKPGWVSTVLQWNPTAVYMDLMRFALIEDYGSANLPDHVWMVAGGWAVLFAVGGFVYFWQAEERYGRG; via the coding sequence GTGAGTGAGAGAACCCATGAAGGCGGCGTCATGACGAGTGAGCCCCCGTCACCGGACGACGGGCTCACGCCCGAACAGCTCGCCGCGAAGTACGGGCTGGCCGTCAGCGGGGCCCGCCCGTCGCTGCGCGCGTACGTCCGCCAGCTGTGGGGCCGGCGCCACTTCATCCTGGCCTTCTCCTCGGCCAAGCTGGCCGCCCAGTACAGCCAGGCGAAGCTCGGCCAGCTCTGGCAGGTGGCCACCCCGCTGCTGAACGCGGTCGTGTACTTCCTGATCTTCGGGCTGATCCTGAACGCCGGGAAGGGCATGCCCAAGGACGTCTACATCCCGTTCCTCGTCACGGGCATCTTCGTCTTCACCTTCACGCAGAGCTCGGTCATGTCGGGCGTGCGGGCGATCTCCGGCAACCTGGGCCTGGTGCGCGCGCTGCACTTCCCGCGCGCGTCCCTGCCGGTCTCCTTCGCGCTCCAGCAGCTCCAGCAGCTGCTGTGGTCGATGCTGGTGCTGTTCCTCGTCGTGATGGCGTTCGGCAGCTACCCCGACCTGTCGTGGGCGCTGATCGTGCCGGTGCTGGCGCTCCAGTTCCTCTTCAACACCGGCCTCGCCCTGATCTTCGCGCGCGCGGGCGCCAAGACCCCCGACCTCGCGCAGCTCATGCCGTTCGTGCTGCGGACGTGGATGTACGCGTCCGGCGTGATGTTCTCCATCCCGGTGTACCTCGCGGAGAAGCCGGGCTGGGTCTCCACGGTGCTCCAGTGGAACCCGACGGCCGTCTACATGGACCTCATGCGCTTCGCCCTGATCGAGGACTACGGGTCGGCCAACCTGCCCGACCACGTCTGGATGGTCGCGGGCGGCTGGGCCGTCCTGTTCGCCGTCGGCGGTTTCGTGTACTTCTGGCAGGCGGAGGAGAGGTACGGCCGTGGCTGA
- a CDS encoding glycosyltransferase family 2 protein, translating to MGNRPEELRALLDSVAKQDGDPVEVVVVGNGAPVPDVPVGVRTVELPENLGIPGGRNVGIEAFGPSGRDVDILLFLDDDGLLPEHDTAELCRRAFADDARLGIVSFRIADPDTGVTQRRHVPRLRAADPMRSSRVTTFLGGANAVRTRVFAEVGTLPDAFFYAHEETDLAWRALDAGWLIDYRSDLVLFHPTTAPSRHAVYHRMVARNRVWLARRNLPAPLVPVYLGVWLALTLLRRPSIPALKAWFGGFGEGWRTDCGPRRPMRWRTVWRLTRLGRPPII from the coding sequence ATGGGCAACCGCCCCGAGGAACTGCGCGCGCTGCTCGACTCGGTCGCCAAGCAGGACGGCGACCCGGTCGAGGTCGTCGTGGTCGGCAACGGCGCGCCCGTCCCGGACGTCCCCGTGGGCGTGCGCACGGTCGAACTGCCGGAGAACCTGGGCATCCCGGGCGGGCGCAACGTCGGCATCGAGGCGTTCGGGCCGAGCGGCCGGGACGTCGACATACTGCTGTTCCTCGACGACGACGGCCTGCTGCCCGAGCACGACACCGCCGAGCTGTGCCGCAGAGCGTTCGCGGACGACGCGCGCCTGGGCATCGTCAGCTTCCGCATCGCCGACCCGGACACCGGTGTCACCCAGCGCCGGCACGTGCCGAGGCTGCGGGCCGCCGACCCGATGCGCTCCTCGCGGGTCACCACGTTCCTCGGCGGCGCCAACGCCGTCCGCACCCGGGTCTTCGCGGAGGTCGGCACCCTGCCGGACGCGTTCTTCTACGCGCACGAGGAGACCGACCTGGCGTGGCGGGCCCTGGACGCGGGCTGGCTGATCGACTACCGGTCCGACCTGGTGCTGTTCCACCCGACGACCGCGCCCTCGCGGCACGCGGTCTACCACCGCATGGTGGCCCGCAACCGCGTCTGGCTCGCCCGCCGCAACCTGCCCGCCCCGCTGGTCCCCGTCTACCTCGGGGTGTGGCTGGCGCTGACCCTGCTGCGCCGGCCCTCCATACCCGCGCTGAAGGCGTGGTTCGGCGGGTTCGGGGAGGGCTGGAGAACCGACTGCGGCCCGCGCAGGCCGATGCGGTGGCGTACGGTGTGGCGGCTGACCCGGCTGGGCCGTCCGCCGATCATCTGA
- a CDS encoding CDP-alcohol phosphatidyltransferase family protein codes for MSRPSVAELRPVVHPAGVKDRRSGEHWMGRLYMREVSLRVDRYLVNTRVTPNQLTYLMTVCGVLAAPALLVPGIWGAVLGVVAVQLYLLLDCVDGEIARWRKQYSLAGVYLDRVGAYLTDAAVLVGLGLRAADVFGTGRIDWLWAFLGTLAALGAILIKAETDLVGVARHQNGMAPVKEAASEPRSSGMALARRAAAALKFHRLILGIEASLLILVLAVADHYHGDLFWTRLGTAVLAGIALLQTLLHLVSVLVSSRLK; via the coding sequence ATGTCAAGGCCATCGGTAGCTGAACTCCGGCCCGTCGTGCACCCCGCCGGGGTCAAGGACCGGCGCAGCGGCGAGCACTGGATGGGCCGCCTCTACATGCGCGAGGTGTCCCTCAGGGTCGACCGGTACCTGGTCAACACGCGCGTCACGCCGAACCAGTTGACGTACCTGATGACCGTCTGCGGCGTCCTGGCCGCGCCCGCGCTGCTGGTGCCCGGCATCTGGGGCGCCGTCCTCGGCGTCGTCGCCGTCCAGCTCTACCTGCTGCTGGACTGCGTCGACGGGGAGATCGCACGCTGGCGCAAGCAGTACTCGCTGGCCGGGGTCTACCTGGACCGGGTCGGCGCCTACCTGACCGACGCGGCCGTCCTCGTCGGGCTGGGTCTGCGCGCCGCCGACGTGTTCGGCACCGGGCGGATCGACTGGCTGTGGGCGTTCCTCGGGACGCTCGCCGCGCTCGGCGCGATCCTGATCAAGGCGGAGACGGACCTGGTCGGTGTGGCCCGGCACCAGAACGGGATGGCGCCGGTCAAGGAGGCGGCGTCCGAGCCGCGCTCCTCCGGGATGGCGCTCGCGCGCCGGGCCGCCGCCGCGCTCAAGTTCCACCGGCTGATCCTCGGCATCGAGGCGTCGCTGCTGATCCTGGTCCTCGCGGTCGCCGACCACTACCACGGCGACCTGTTCTGGACCCGCCTCGGCACCGCCGTGCTGGCCGGGATCGCGCTGCTGCAGACGCTGCTGCACCTGGTGTCGGTGCTGGTCTCCAGCAGGCTGAAGTGA
- a CDS encoding iron-containing alcohol dehydrogenase family protein — MPVLTRLIPSPVVVDIRPGALDDLAGVLADERISHSGKLAVAVSPGSGARLKERLLPLLPGASWYEVGGGTLDDAIQLAGAIKAGHYDAVVGLGGGKIIDCAKFAAARVGLPLVAVATNLAHDGLCSPVATLDNDAGRGSYGVPNPIAVVIDLELVREAPVRFVRSGIGDAISNISAVADWELSNRVNGEKIDGLAAAMARQAGEAVLRHPGGVGDDGFLQVLAEALVLTGIAMSVSGDSRPSSGACHEINHAFDLLFPKRAAAHGEQCGLGAAFAMYLRGAHEESAYMAEVLRRHGLPVLPEEIGFSVDEFVQAVEFAPQTRPGRYTILEHLDLKTDQIKDVYADYVKAIGS, encoded by the coding sequence ATGCCAGTACTGACCCGGCTGATCCCGTCGCCGGTCGTCGTGGACATCCGCCCGGGTGCCCTCGACGACCTGGCCGGGGTCCTCGCCGACGAGCGCATCTCGCACTCGGGAAAGCTGGCCGTCGCGGTGAGCCCCGGCTCCGGGGCCCGCCTCAAGGAGCGGCTGCTGCCGCTGCTGCCGGGCGCGAGCTGGTACGAGGTCGGGGGCGGCACCCTCGACGACGCGATCCAGCTCGCCGGCGCCATAAAGGCCGGCCACTACGACGCCGTCGTCGGGCTCGGCGGCGGGAAGATCATCGACTGCGCGAAGTTCGCCGCCGCGCGGGTCGGGCTGCCGCTGGTGGCCGTCGCCACCAACCTCGCGCACGACGGCCTGTGTTCACCGGTCGCGACCCTCGACAACGACGCGGGCCGCGGCTCCTACGGCGTGCCGAACCCGATCGCCGTCGTGATCGACCTGGAACTGGTCCGCGAGGCCCCCGTCCGCTTCGTGCGGTCCGGCATCGGCGACGCCATCTCCAACATCTCGGCGGTCGCCGACTGGGAGCTGTCGAACCGGGTCAACGGCGAGAAGATCGACGGCCTCGCCGCCGCCATGGCCCGCCAGGCGGGCGAGGCGGTGCTGCGCCACCCCGGCGGCGTCGGCGACGACGGGTTCCTCCAGGTCCTCGCCGAGGCGTTGGTCCTCACCGGGATCGCGATGTCCGTCTCCGGCGACTCCCGGCCCTCCTCCGGCGCCTGCCACGAGATCAACCACGCGTTCGACCTGCTGTTCCCCAAGCGCGCCGCCGCCCACGGCGAACAGTGCGGACTCGGTGCCGCGTTCGCCATGTACCTGCGGGGCGCCCACGAGGAGTCCGCGTACATGGCGGAGGTCCTGCGCCGGCACGGGCTGCCGGTGCTGCCGGAGGAGATCGGCTTCAGCGTGGACGAGTTCGTCCAGGCCGTCGAGTTCGCCCCGCAGACCCGCCCCGGCCGCTACACGATCCTCGAACACCTCGACCTCAAGACCGACCAGATCAAGGACGTCTACGCCGACTATGTCAAGGCCATCGGTAGCTGA
- a CDS encoding sugar phosphate nucleotidyltransferase produces the protein MIGLVLAAGAGRRLRPYTDTLPKALVPVDGDTTVLDLTLGNFAEIGLTEVAIIVGYRKEAVYERKAALEAKYGLTLTLIDNDKAEEWNNAYSLWCGRDALKDGVILANGDTVHPVSVERTLLAARGDGKRIILALDTVKSLADEEMKVVADPEKGVSKITKLMDPAEATGEYIGVTLIEGEATDALADALKTVWETDPQQFYEHGYQELVNRGFQIDVAPIGDVKWVEIDNHDDLAKGREIACQY, from the coding sequence ATGATCGGCCTCGTGCTGGCGGCCGGCGCAGGCCGGAGACTGCGCCCCTACACCGACACCCTGCCCAAGGCCCTGGTGCCGGTGGACGGCGACACGACCGTCCTCGACCTGACCCTCGGCAACTTCGCCGAGATCGGCCTCACCGAGGTCGCGATCATCGTCGGGTACCGCAAGGAGGCCGTCTACGAGCGCAAGGCCGCCCTGGAGGCCAAGTACGGCCTGACGCTCACGCTCATCGACAACGACAAGGCCGAGGAGTGGAACAACGCCTACTCCCTGTGGTGCGGCCGTGACGCCCTCAAGGACGGCGTGATCCTCGCCAACGGCGACACCGTCCACCCGGTCTCCGTCGAGAGGACGCTGCTCGCCGCGCGCGGCGACGGCAAGCGGATCATCCTCGCCCTCGACACGGTCAAGTCCCTGGCCGACGAGGAGATGAAGGTCGTCGCCGACCCCGAGAAGGGCGTCAGCAAGATCACCAAGCTGATGGACCCCGCCGAGGCGACGGGCGAGTACATCGGTGTCACCCTCATCGAGGGCGAGGCCACCGACGCGCTGGCCGACGCGCTCAAGACCGTCTGGGAGACCGACCCGCAGCAGTTCTACGAGCACGGCTACCAGGAGCTGGTCAACCGGGGCTTCCAGATCGACGTGGCGCCCATCGGCGACGTCAAGTGGGTCGAGATCGACAACCACGACGACCTGGCCAAGGGGCGGGAGATCGCATGCCAGTACTGA
- a CDS encoding DUF5941 domain-containing protein: protein MSTAILAGSPVPGSSIEADLRALGFEVRTVAGAAEAERAMARTPCEERVALVDARFVGHLHALRLALTDPRFPLAAVPGVVVARADARATLTRALARETSAGGRTATAVDSLADRVVTALDAEGAAVHRPALGSLVAVVPRDPQARSEAREAVAAVDEEAVRLRSSVKSGDGFFTTFFISPYSRYLARWCARRGLTPNQVTTASLLTALIAAGCAATGTRTGFVAAGALLIVSFVLDCTDGQLARYALKYSTLGAWLDATFDRAKEYAYYAGLALGAARGGDDVWGLALAAMAVQTVRHMVDFAYHEAEDDVAPPATGPVKKVGLSVWVRRMIILPIGERWAMIAVLTAAATPRITFYALLIGCGLAALYTTAGRVLRSLRRRTPNTERSARALADMADNGALVEALHPVARRIGVRDHGTLARVGTVAGTAAPLLLAVALAGYGSGWAVLFAALHVLASATVTARPLTGPLDWLIVPLFRTAEYATVLLLAARAEVNGALPAAFGLVAAVAYHHYDTVYRIRGGAGAPPAWLVRATGGQEGRTLLACVLAALLTGEPFTLALTALAVAVALLVLVESIRFWVAAHKAGAPAVHDEGESA from the coding sequence TTGTCGACCGCCATCCTCGCCGGCTCTCCGGTCCCCGGATCCTCGATCGAGGCGGACCTGAGAGCGCTGGGGTTCGAGGTCAGGACGGTCGCCGGCGCCGCCGAGGCGGAACGCGCGATGGCGCGGACCCCCTGCGAGGAGCGCGTCGCGCTGGTGGACGCCCGCTTCGTGGGCCACCTCCACGCGCTGCGCCTCGCCCTGACCGACCCCCGCTTCCCGCTGGCCGCCGTCCCCGGCGTCGTGGTGGCCCGCGCCGACGCACGGGCCACGCTGACGCGGGCGCTGGCGCGCGAGACGTCGGCGGGCGGCCGTACCGCCACCGCCGTCGACAGCCTGGCCGACCGGGTCGTCACGGCCCTCGACGCCGAGGGCGCCGCCGTGCACAGGCCCGCGCTCGGCAGCCTCGTCGCCGTCGTCCCGCGGGATCCGCAGGCCAGGAGCGAGGCGCGGGAGGCCGTCGCCGCCGTCGACGAGGAGGCCGTCCGCCTCCGGTCGTCCGTGAAGTCGGGCGACGGGTTCTTCACGACCTTCTTCATCAGCCCCTACTCCCGCTACCTGGCCCGCTGGTGCGCCCGCCGGGGCCTGACCCCCAACCAGGTCACCACGGCCTCCCTGCTGACGGCCCTGATCGCGGCCGGCTGCGCGGCGACCGGCACCCGCACCGGGTTCGTCGCGGCCGGCGCCTTGCTGATCGTGTCGTTCGTCCTGGACTGCACGGACGGCCAGCTCGCCCGCTACGCCCTCAAGTACTCGACGCTCGGCGCCTGGCTCGACGCGACCTTCGACCGGGCCAAGGAGTACGCGTACTACGCCGGCCTCGCCCTCGGAGCGGCGCGCGGCGGCGACGACGTGTGGGGGCTCGCGCTGGCCGCGATGGCGGTGCAGACCGTGCGGCACATGGTCGACTTCGCCTACCACGAGGCCGAGGACGACGTCGCCCCGCCCGCGACCGGCCCCGTCAAGAAGGTGGGCCTGTCCGTCTGGGTGCGCCGCATGATCATCCTGCCGATCGGCGAACGCTGGGCGATGATCGCGGTCCTGACGGCCGCCGCCACCCCCCGGATCACCTTCTACGCCCTGCTGATCGGCTGCGGCCTCGCGGCCCTCTACACCACCGCCGGCCGCGTCCTGCGCTCGCTGCGCCGCCGTACGCCCAACACGGAGCGCTCCGCGCGGGCGCTGGCGGACATGGCGGACAACGGCGCGCTCGTCGAGGCGCTGCACCCGGTGGCACGCCGGATCGGCGTCCGCGACCACGGCACCCTCGCCCGCGTCGGCACGGTCGCCGGCACCGCGGCACCGCTGCTGCTCGCCGTCGCCCTCGCGGGGTACGGCAGCGGCTGGGCCGTCCTGTTCGCCGCCCTCCACGTCCTCGCCTCGGCGACCGTCACCGCCCGGCCCCTCACCGGCCCCCTCGACTGGCTGATCGTCCCCCTCTTCCGTACCGCCGAGTACGCCACCGTCCTCCTCCTCGCCGCGCGCGCGGAGGTGAACGGAGCGCTTCCGGCGGCTTTCGGGCTGGTGGCCGCCGTCGCCTACCATCACTACGACACGGTGTACCGCATCCGCGGTGGCGCCGGAGCGCCGCCGGCCTGGCTGGTGCGCGCCACCGGGGGGCAGGAGGGACGGACGCTGCTCGCCTGCGTCCTCGCCGCCCTGCTCACCGGGGAGCCGTTCACGCTCGCGCTCACGGCGCTCGCCGTGGCCGTCGCCCTGCTGGTGCTCGTCGAGAGCATCCGCTTCTGGGTCGCCGCACACAAGGCCGGCGCCCCAGCCGTACACGACGAAGGAGAATCCGCATGA
- a CDS encoding cation diffusion facilitator family transporter → MGAGHDHGHSHAPQGGTAAAAYAGRLRIALGITLGVMVVEIVGGIAADSLALVADAAHMATDAVGLGMALLAIRFAGRPASTHRTFGLARAEILAALANCLLLLGVGGYVLYEAVSRFFTPAPTEGGLMIVFGAIGLVANMISLTLLMRGQQESLNVRGAFLEVVADALGSVAVLVSAVVILTTGWQAADPIASLVIGLMIVPRTVKLLRETLDVLLESAPKDVDMAEVRSHILALDGVEDVHDLHAWTITSGLPVLSAHVVVRSDVLDAVGHEKLLHDLQGCLGHHFDVEHCTFQLEPSGHAEHEARLCH, encoded by the coding sequence ATGGGGGCTGGACACGATCACGGGCACAGCCACGCGCCGCAGGGCGGGACGGCCGCGGCGGCGTACGCCGGGCGGCTGCGGATCGCGCTGGGGATCACGCTCGGTGTGATGGTCGTGGAGATCGTCGGCGGGATCGCGGCGGACTCGCTGGCGCTGGTCGCGGACGCGGCCCACATGGCCACCGACGCCGTGGGCCTCGGGATGGCGCTGCTGGCGATCCGGTTCGCGGGGCGGCCGGCGAGCACGCACCGGACGTTCGGGCTGGCCCGCGCGGAGATCCTGGCGGCGCTGGCGAACTGCCTGCTGCTGCTCGGGGTCGGCGGGTACGTGCTGTACGAGGCGGTGTCGCGGTTCTTCACGCCCGCGCCGACCGAGGGCGGGCTGATGATCGTGTTCGGCGCGATCGGCCTGGTCGCGAACATGATCTCGCTCACGCTGCTGATGCGGGGCCAGCAGGAGAGCCTGAACGTGCGGGGCGCGTTCCTGGAGGTCGTCGCCGACGCCCTCGGGTCGGTGGCGGTGCTGGTGTCGGCCGTGGTGATCCTGACGACCGGCTGGCAGGCGGCCGACCCGATCGCCTCGCTGGTCATCGGGCTGATGATCGTGCCGCGGACGGTCAAGCTGCTGCGCGAGACGCTGGACGTGCTGCTGGAGTCCGCGCCGAAGGACGTCGACATGGCCGAGGTGCGCAGTCACATCCTCGCGCTCGACGGGGTGGAGGACGTCCACGACCTGCACGCCTGGACGATCACCTCGGGGCTGCCGGTGCTGTCCGCGCACGTCGTCGTCCGCTCCGACGTGCTCGACGCGGTCGGCCACGAGAAGCTGCTGCACGATCTGCAGGGGTGTCTCGGGCACCACTTCGACGTGGAGCACTGCACGTTCCAGCTGGAGCCGAGCGGGCACGCGGAGCACGAGGCGCGGCTCTGCCACTGA
- the idi gene encoding isopentenyl-diphosphate Delta-isomerase: MPITPATTTHSSPNGTADPILLELVDEDGVTIGTAEKLTAHQPPGQLHRAFSVFLFDEQGRLLLQQRALGKYHSPGVWSNTCCGHPYPGEAPFAAAARRTHEELGVSPSLMAQAGTVRYNHPDPESGLVEQEYNHLFVGLVQSPPRPDPEEVGDTAFVTAAELAERHAKDPFSSWFMTVLDAARPAVRELTGDMAGW; encoded by the coding sequence ATGCCGATCACACCTGCGACCACGACGCACAGTTCACCGAACGGCACCGCGGACCCGATTCTGCTCGAACTGGTCGACGAGGACGGCGTCACGATCGGCACCGCCGAGAAGCTGACCGCGCACCAGCCGCCGGGACAGCTGCACCGCGCGTTCTCGGTGTTCCTCTTCGACGAACAGGGCCGGCTGCTGCTCCAGCAGCGGGCCCTGGGCAAGTACCACTCCCCCGGCGTGTGGTCCAACACGTGCTGCGGCCACCCCTACCCCGGCGAGGCCCCGTTCGCGGCGGCGGCCCGGCGCACCCACGAGGAGCTGGGCGTCTCGCCGTCGCTGATGGCGCAGGCGGGCACGGTCCGCTACAACCACCCGGACCCGGAGTCCGGCCTGGTGGAGCAGGAGTACAACCACCTCTTCGTCGGTCTCGTGCAGTCGCCGCCGCGGCCGGACCCGGAGGAGGTCGGCGACACGGCCTTCGTGACGGCTGCGGAGCTGGCCGAGCGGCACGCGAAGGATCCGTTCTCCTCCTGGTTCATGACCGTCCTGGACGCCGCCCGGCCCGCCGTCCGCGAGCTGACGGGCGACATGGCCGGCTGGTGA